The nucleotide sequence AATGCTGCGTTAAGCTTACTCAAGATCGCTCGGGCCTAAAGAGCTTGAGCCATGCCAGATGGTATAAGTCTAGAAGGTGAATCCACGGGAAGAGAACAAAGTCGACGTTTGTTCAAGGAGGAGTGTTTCAAGTCTGGAGTTTAGCTCAAAGAGGAGTATGTTGGTATGTGATCTAAACTCATACTTATTGAGCGCTGTAACTTAGGTAGCTTAATCTGTTACTTAGGTTAGTTAGGAGTCGGTTAGACCGGTTAGAGGTTGTTCAGCTGGTTTAACACTTACTCTCCGGTTAAGCTTGTAACCCCTTGGTTCATATAAAAGGGGAttagatagagagagataagTTAGACTCGAGAAGTGTAACAGAATCAGATAGAGAGAGATACGGTGGAGACTCCTTGTTCATCACCATCTCCGATTTGAGAGAGGTGTCCTTTGGTTCTAGTGGATTTGCTAGACTGAGTCTACCTCCAGGAATTAGTTGTCCACATCGGAGAGACACCCTGGGTTATCAATCTTGCGTCTCTCTATTGCTTTCTTGTTCCTTTTAGATCATCGTGATCTTGAGTGATTGTGAGGTTAGAGAGTGCGATTTGATTCCGTGTTTGCAAAAGGATTGATTCACCTGGAATCGATTCGGCGAGTTCTCAACACTCCTTATTCTATGATAGTCATCAGATCAATGTAGTTGTATCAACTTGTAATATCAATAATACATACATTCTCCGCACAAAATCAACAGTGGACGGAAAAGAAGAAATGATTCACTGCACTAATATCACTAACTAATACTGATCTAATAGAATAGAAATcctaatataatagaaaaaacTGTCTTTTCTGTATACTTATGTTTCTAGTTTAGTTGTTAATGCGGATTTTAAATATTGATTGGTTCATCTAGATATCTCTTCAACACAACATAGGTCGCTGAAAGGATCTATATATTCATCAGTTACTTAAGCAACACGTTAACATAAACTCTTACCTTAATTATAAGTGGATTTTGAGATCCATCAATATTTCCTAATAATATCTCAAACAATACAACGTAAATAGTTCCCTTCTGTTGAATTTTTAAGCGTATCTTTTTATTGTTCagattttcaaattataaaatactaatttcTATGACTAATTCAAATCtggaaataaacaaaaacataagcACATTAATAAAAGAGTGACCATATTAAAAAGAAGAGATATGGCTTAAATCAGCGACAAACCAAAGGCTCATGGACACCCCCAAAAGCCAGGTGACAAGAGGTAATCTTAGAAGTAAGAAAACTTAGTTACAACTTCCATTCCAATACTTCTTGGTGTTATTAACAACTTGTCTTTTTATAATTATTCTTATTCTGTTGAAAAGATGGATAACTGAAATTTCTTTGCTTATGTTTAGATTGAAAAGTTTAGGATTTGTATTTTCGGGGTTgaagtttattaattattgacTTAGGAAACCCAAAGTGGTATCTAGCAAGTTGATTTCTCACCGTAACAATACTTGCCACTCTTGGTACTATCTTTTGTGAGAAACATGTTATATGCCTTCGCTTTCATGTGGGGAAAAAAAGATCATGTACATccctaaaaataattatgttaaatCCGTGGTGGCTAGAGAAACTTGAATTTGAGTAGACGTTCATAAATTTTTCTGTTTAACTAAGTTTCAAAAAGTAGTATTTGCACTGCATAATAATATACTAGATAAAAACATGCACCCTATGCagaataacaaaatttataaaatgtttatgttacgaattttgtttttataatatgtaacaaAGTTTATCAAACCAATTACTTAAGAGGAAATTTAGTCATAATAACTAGTGAAAACATAGAACAAAGTCATAATTAATTTACCAGGTCTTGTGCCAAAACTATGAactcaaaacaaaacattttagttatataatttcaatccagcactaaatatattttattccaTTTTGAACTAATATAGATTATTGTTGTGACTGCGTATTGATTATCCATACAAAAAATCATGAAGACTTATAATTTGTGCATcactcaaattttaaataagatatATCTATCACACTAATTTAAGAGCTAcaataaatgtatatattaatgtttgacaatatatgttatttatataacaataaatttaagtttaaatatttcaaaGAAGATATCTTTATACATGTTGTATCATAAGTCATAACTTAAAACATTTGTGTCATTAATGTTTCTTTCTATAAGGTGTACTTTTGTTGACATTTAATTTAGATATGTTATTTTTACTAtgaataaaatgaataaattgtgatagtgtatatatttttttaaatacttctaaagattatatatacacaaatttatatttctaaaaaaaatatttatgctttttttttcttttctccctCGCATCAGTATATTTACGCAATTTGtgaatgaatttaaaaaaaaaattcaaatgtattgtagttttcaaaattaataaaattgagttacaaaattttcatattatcTAAGCTCATGTTACACTAAACCTATTagttataataatatatgtttgtcTCGGTTACATTACATaaagtaaatattattaaaatggaTTAACCTCATATAGTACaaattttatgagtttttaatatttaaaaaaaaactaaaaaatttatttagttttatttatctttGTCGAAATACAAATAGACCATATGTTTAATATTGTATTGGTACTATATGTTAAATAAGACCACTGTTAATATTGGTATCTACATAAACATATTAAATTGATGTTTTGTAAGCTTTTTTGGTAAACGATACCTTGTAAGTAGGCCTTTTCAATCCGGATTTCGGTCCTGTTttggtatgtttttttttagtttttttttggtatttcggtGTATAAAAGTTAGCTACCATATTGAATCTATATctaatttggtttggttcggtttatataccattgatttttgttttatatggttttataccaaaaaaccaTATAACTATATTTATCTTTGATAATAAACTAGTTTATATGATTAGAAATCAGATTtatcaaaacataaatatattctttactcaagattttaaatataaaattttctgttttatttacctttcaaaataaaaataagaaaaacattaatatcatactattaatatataaatatattttagcacaaatatttaccaataaaataaaattttatttaatttgatgaaaataagaaaaaaaactttttaacttaaacaaaataaaaaaattaataaaatcattttatagttaggaatataatattgataaaaagttatgcatatattattaattttattataaaatatatatataaatatactagtatattttattaatcagtttattcggtttatttggttggatcggtttatataccgaATCATATCCATATGCTGcggtttttttaaaataacattcatTCCGTCTATTCTATTATGTACTATCAAATCCaaattactttatttatttcggtttgatttggttttaattGGTTAAGGAGTATGGGTCtaaatatatcatcaaagttGCAGCCTGAAACAAAGTACAAATCCAACAAAGGATCGTTAATGGCACTTTTGATTTTGTCGGCaccaaaagaaaacaataatcaAATTGTTGTTGACAAAAACCCAATATCTCTAACTTTCGGTTACAACAGTAATATTATAGTTTTGAAATATGGCTGCGAAGTTTTATATGtacaataaaaagaaaagataaagtCAAATAGGGGATGTCCAAAAGAGATGCGAGGAATCAGCAACTAATGGCATGTGAGTTAAAACGAAACACAAAGCAGACAAACTATTTGTGCTCAACACCGTCACGACTCACGACCAATCTCCCCAATGACTTCGTAACTATTTACACTTCATTGCCTTAATCGCATCTCTTTTGACAAGTCATCACTCTTCaccttttcttttatataaaagcatttattatttagttttttgttgCACCACcccaaaattattaaaaagtcaaATCTATATACGTTCCTCGTTGTTGTCTGATAAGTcataacaataaataataaatagagaCAGCTATCTAAAAAGAGTTtacaaatatttgtattttccgTGTTTTGACTTTGTAATAATTCTTAATATTTCTCCTACCCTTCATATTTAAACCCAACCCTCCTTGTCTCTTCTTCCTAAACCAATTCTCATCTCTTAAATCTCAACTACTGCATTTTAAAGCAAAAGTTTCATTTCTTGAGATTCGATTTTATTTCATCAAGCTTTactatttttcatattttctggCTAGTCAAAATGGATCAAGAAATAGAGATTCCTTCTTTCTTTCTATGTCCGATCTCTCTAGATATCATGAAGGATCCGGTGATAGTTTCAACCGGAATAACCTACGACAGAGATAGCATCGAGAAATGGCTCTTCACTGGTAAGAAAAACTCATGTCCGGTCACCAAACAAGTCATAACCGAGACCGATCTCACACCAAACCACACTCTTCGTCGTCTGATCCAATCTTGGTGTAGTCTCAACGCATCACACGGCATCGAGACAATACCAACCCCAAAACCTCCAATCTCTAAATCCGAGATCGAAAGACTCATCAAAGATTCTTCATCTTCACATAAAAACCAAGTTAAATACCTCAAAAGACTTCGCCAAATAGTAACAGAGAATAATACGAACACGAGATGCTTAGAAGCCGCAGAAGTTCCAGAGTTCTTGGCAAATATCATCAGCAACTTAGTAGGTACTTCATCGAGTCTCAATGATATCTCAAACATATTGGAGAATAGGTTTGATTCTTCAAGAAGCTTAATGGATGAAGCTTTAAGTTTACTCTATCATCTTGACGCATCGGAGACAGCCCGCAAGAGTCTTTTAAACAACAAGAAGGTAACAAATATTGTGAAGACGTTGACTAAGATTATGCAACGTGGGATCTACGAGTCAAGAACCTATGCAACTTTGCTTCTCAAGAAGATTCTTGAAGTTGCGGATCCGATGCAAATCATATTGTTGGAACGTGACCTTTTTAATGAGGTGGTTCAGATCTTGCATGACCAGATCTCTCACAAGGCAACGAAGTCAGCAATGCAAATCTTGATGATTATATGTCCATGGGGAAGGAATAGACATAAAGCTGTGGAAGCTGGAGCGGTCTCCATGATAATCGAGCTTCTTCTGGATGAAAGTTTCTCATCAGAGAGAAGGAATGTAGAGATGACGATGGTGGTTCTTGATATGTTATGTCAGTGTGCAGAAGGAAGAGCTGACTTCTTGAATCATGGTGCGGCTATTGCGGTCGTGTCTAAGAAGATATTGAGGGTCTCTCAGATAACTAGCGAAAGGGCGGTTAGGGTTTTGCTTTCTGTTGGGAGGTTTTGTGCGACACCATGTTTGTTACAAGAGATGTTGCAACTGGGAGTTGTAGCGAAGCTGTGTCTGGTGCTTCAAGTGAGTTGCGGAAACAAGACTAAAGGAAAGGCAAAGGAGTTACTTCAGCTTCACGCTAGGGTTTGGAGGGAATCACCTTGTGTCCCAAGAAATTTATATGCTTCGTATCCTGCTTGAACAGCATATTTATTAACTCTCATCCGATACATTCAATTCTATGAGAGTTATTCTTCGGATAAGTTCattaagaaaagaagaaaattagaCTGGTTTTATTTTTGCTCAAATTCAGTTTTTTCTTCTGCTTTTGTTATATCTTTCAaaggttcatcatcatcatgtagATAACAATTGGAAATTTTCATGAAATTATGAGATACTGCAAAGACATAAATGGAATCACAAGTTACATGGCTATTGTTTCCCACTTGCTTGTTCATTACTGTTAAACTGTTTATTTGTATGCTTCTATATTGCTCATTTCCCTAGACcgtctctatcaatttataatttttatcggGTAGATAACCTAGAAGATTACATCATAGTTAACTTAGAGATATGGATGCATCATGCATTCATGCTATCATGTGTAACGTGTCTGAGCATTTATGTCCGTGGAAGTAACATTGCGAACGTTTATGTCCGTATGTCCAACATCTTTAAGTCTCTAACCCCACTGTTGATTATTTTGTATGGTTTCATTACATATCGACTTCGAAGACATGTATCATGCTTTCATCTGACGACTAATTTCGATTCAATTTTATAAGCTTTGTTATCTGATTTTGtatctttaatttgttttcacTTGTCATGATATACCGAAGTCAATATATTTTCAGGTcattcatttcaaaaaaaaatatttattcatttcaaaattattttcaaaaactcaacataatatatatgtacaatTTAACGATCTTTTGACATATTAATATCGGTAGATGAAAGGAAAAGAGATCTGaaaatgtaaatacaaaaaCTTATAAAGATATATCTTGATAAAAAACTTAGCATTCAAATTAAAAAACTTAGCATTCAAacttataaagatatatatatatatatatatatatatatatatatgaatcctAAGCACGTAAACGCAATTTTATATAACACGAATCTCTGTAACTACATACCTCGGTTCTAGCAATCAGGGAACATGGTCTTGGTGGGAACATGAGTACAGTGTCGtttgttgctcaaaaaaaaaaaaaaaagagtacagTGTCGTTTATTGtgagaaataaatttatttttggtgCTACtagttcaatatatataaataaataaaaagtataggTGATTTAATTTGGACCAAACATGGAGTATGCGAGGTTCAACTTGCAACGTAAGATCAAACTAATATATCTCATCGACAATCTAGCCGATACTAAAGTGCGAGTTTACGTCTTGTCCTGAAAAATTACCACAAGCTACCACTTAGCTTATTCGTAAAGTCTGATCCTTTTGtgatttctatgaaaaaattgtaaacttcgagaaaattaattgaatttattaaattattattggttaaaagttattgaaaattaaaaattacagaaaacgatatatttattatgatagtttaatgtgtttttttaatatgtatgaaaatctaaaaaaaatatatctttatggAATGTATTGAGTACTTCATTAGGATATTCAAAGTTTAGAATtcctaacattttttttgtctttgtagTTTCATCCACCCATGGTACAGAGTGTATTCAGAATATAAATGTAGTTATCTGTTTAATACAAGTAAATTTGAGAGCATATGCAAAACATGTAAATAAGATAGTCACAGAAGTTGACGTACGCATAAAAAGAACTGCatattataagattttataGAAGTGTTCGTATAACACATGTGACAAGTAACGATCGTGGTTCATTTACATAGTCTTGTTAAGGATTGTTCACGCGAGTCCAAATTAAAGATCAAATCGTATCATGGCGACATCTTATTTGATGCCTCTTTTTAAATGTTCTTAACGATTCAAGCATCAAAACGTTACAACGGTTCATAATTAATTATCCGGTTATAAAGAAAattcaagaaaaataaacagGAGCAGCTAAGTGTTGACCGCCATTCTTACTTTATATGTGACTTTCATATATTATAAACctgtataaaattttaaaaatacttgtATTCAGTTGTATATAATAAATGCCATAAATCAAAAGTCAGATCTTAGGAGCATCCATGTCGCAATCTAAAACgagtggaaaaaaaaacacgaagTTGTCTCTCTTTTCCTTTTGAACTTGCGTTCCTTCTAGTAATAAGTTGTGGTCTACCACAACTATGTAATTCAGAAAATGGTATGAATTTAAcatttcaaccaaaaaaaaaaaaacacgaagcTGGTCCTCTCCGTCGACCACCTGTATGGAGAGGATATCCAACAATTGATCAAAAGTTAAAAGGTATTCTGCAAAGAAAAAACTCAAAtgtaattattgtttttattttgcaaatttATCTACAATCTCGAAAACCACAAATAAATCTACTAAATATGTGTCAACTCGCAATATAAACATCGGccatatatatgtgtatttgaTTGTGTATAATTTTAAAGTATATACATAAGTTTACAGGTTAACTCATATCTAGTGaataaatttttagattttcgAAATTAGGGataaatttgcaaaaaaaaaaaaaacacattgaaGTTTTCTTGCCAAAAAACCTAAAAGTTAAACTTAGAAATAGTGATCAGTGcactataataaaataaacaagcGTGACATAGACGTACCTCAGGTACCTGTGTATATAATTATACATAGCAACAGATGCATATAAATGGAAACgtaatgattaaaaaaaaaattaattttgtgaaTTCCATGTAATGTGGAAATCATGCATATGGACGTTAAGTCGACAATGAGACTTGGATAATTGGATTTCATGTATGTGGTTTAATGTTTGACTCAGTTCGTTATTGTTTTAAAGCGTCACTTAGCTATAGGTTTGAATGGCAATATGCAAAACAACTGAAGTATTGTCCaaacataacaaaaacaaataaaaatattggaaTATGTCAGGATTTTTGTTACGGTTAACTGTAATGCGGTAcattattatttgtaaatattttaactCTTTGAATTGTTTTGGAATCGAAGTATAGTAAAACATCtgtaaattaatactcgataaattaataatttctataaattaataaatttcaccgGTCCCAATTTGAACTACTTTAAAATTTGacataaatcgataaaataataagataatttttatagaaacttttatgtaaatatatggtcccataaattataaattaataatttacatatatatacatattttatataagtaagaacctattattatattgtttttattcaaaatgaaattatttttatattttctttacccttaatatgtttttgatgatattgagtaatattatatttaaaaccacatttaaaatgtacgcaaaaatatattatatacaccaataatataataaaattaatataaatgtcaaatttaaaaaaaaaacaattaatgtctatgtaataaaatcaaatatttttcttatcttagcataattatattttaaaataaataatataattaaagaatttttttaaactaatatctctagaaattaataaaatttcagagtcccaacattattaatttatagaggttctactgtatgaCATTTTTACCATAATTCAATTCCCTTTAGGAATatagtagaacctctataaattaatactcgataaattaataatctctataaattaataaattttgggCGGTCCCAACTTGGACCGGattaaaatttgacacaaatcgataaaataataagataatatttttaagaaaacaaatctACGTAATTACATGGTcctatgaaaattataaattaataatttatatgtatacatattttatataagtaaaaacctattattatattttttttataatcacaatagaattatctttatatttttgatgaaatttagtaatattatatctaaagcacatttaagttctatgcaatatatcttatatacaccaaataatataataaaattaatataaatgtcaaacttaaaaaaaataacaatatgtctatacactaaaatcaaatatttttcttatcttagaataaatatatcttaaaataaaataattaaaataaaacttaaatattggTAAGATTATGATACAATtgtagtgtttcaaaaaaatgattATGATACAATTGTAATAAAATCAAACACTTATGATGATAATGATTAAACAAACTGATAAATCCTTATTTGTAAAAGTTCAAAAAAGAAACACTTATGATGATAATGATTAAACAAACTGATAAATCCTTATTTGTAAAAGTTCAAAAAAGAATACTTATTTGTAATATTGAACAAATGATAAAATACttatttgtaaaaattcaaaatacttatttgtaaaataatatgaaaaatctatatatttcttatttggtataatttaattttaacgatattaaaatagataaatattttaatatgaatatctattaaatgagacttcttaTTCACatagttttatgatttgtatcttgtttatttttctGTCAGCTGATTTGTgtcttgttataaaaaaaaattaaacactgatcacaaaattttcaatgtgagtctcttaacagttttagtaatttatagtactttttaaaaaattcaaaattttatatatacagaaaactccaaattttaatgatatggttaaattaattattaaattaattttattaatataaaattaaacaaaaatgaaagaagatataaaaattgttattaaatCTTACTCCATCCGTTCTGAAAGGTAAAAtgtttagataaaaaaattgtcTTTCAATATGtaagatgttttcatatttgtaggtaactttaactttatcaaaatctgtgtaaccaatcaaatttaatagttttattttgtaattggttgaatagttttaatttatagttttaataatattttttagataaaaaataattttcttaataatcgTGTTTTTCCTAGaacatcttatatttaagaACGGAGTGAGTATTATTCAGAACCATTAactgtcatatatatatatatatataccatattatgtaatttcatagattttatttaagtaattaaattaacgaaaaatatattttaaacattaatagttaatttatggttagtttattgagaaatataatatatgtattgatggaccaacatatttttctaatgactATAATAATCATTCTAACTAGATGTTTTCGTGCACCATgtgcaaaaataaaatttttaaagttaaatatattttaaaataaaattttcttaattttggattttattatttacttatataatatttactttaaaattttaatttcattatatgtaaaataagataaaaataaataatcttggaagtatcttttatctttttcttatgGTTAAAGTATAGtaaataaaattctataaaattaagataaacatTTGTTGGGTATATAATTAtgaacaaataaaactaaacaaaacttcaaaaaatgtgtagatattaaaaagaaactaatgataTTGTGACTA is from Brassica napus cultivar Da-Ae chromosome A4, Da-Ae, whole genome shotgun sequence and encodes:
- the LOC106449116 gene encoding E3 ubiquitin-protein ligase PUB22-like — encoded protein: MDQEIEIPSFFLCPISLDIMKDPVIVSTGITYDRDSIEKWLFTGKKNSCPVTKQVITETDLTPNHTLRRLIQSWCSLNASHGIETIPTPKPPISKSEIERLIKDSSSSHKNQVKYLKRLRQIVTENNTNTRCLEAAEVPEFLANIISNLVGTSSSLNDISNILENRFDSSRSLMDEALSLLYHLDASETARKSLLNNKKVTNIVKTLTKIMQRGIYESRTYATLLLKKILEVADPMQIILLERDLFNEVVQILHDQISHKATKSAMQILMIICPWGRNRHKAVEAGAVSMIIELLLDESFSSERRNVEMTMVVLDMLCQCAEGRADFLNHGAAIAVVSKKILRVSQITSERAVRVLLSVGRFCATPCLLQEMLQLGVVAKLCLVLQVSCGNKTKGKAKELLQLHARVWRESPCVPRNLYASYPA